The DNA region ACACAACCGAGATGCCCTCGGTGTTCCCGGCCTGCAGCTGATTCGCGGCAGTGCGCCGCTGGCCTTGGCCGGACTCGAGGATCCAGACGCCATTTTCATCGGTGGCGGTGTCACCCGCGAGGGCGTGCTCAACACGTGTTGGGCCGCACTCAAGCCCGGCGGTCGACTGATCGCCAACGCCGTCACGCTACAAAGTGAAATGACTTTGATGGCTTGGCGCGAGCAGCACGGCGGCGAGCTGACTCGGATCCATATCGCTCAAGCCCAACCGCTGGGAGACTTCGATACCTGGCGTCAGGCGTTGCCGATTACCTTGCTGGAAGTGACGAAGCCTTTCGATGCGTGACGAAACCGCCGAACAACCCGCACCGTTGCGCAGCGGCCTGACCACCGGCAGCTGCGCGACCGCAACCAGCCTGGCGGCTGCACGTTTGTTGCTGGAAGGCACTCATTCGGACGCGGTGGACATCGTCCTGCCCAAGGGCAAGCAGGTGCAGATGCGGCTGGAGTTCTGTCGTCTGATCGACAACGGGGCCGAAGCAGGGACGATCAAGGACGCGGGCGATGACCCCGACGTGACCCATGGCGCGCTGCTTTATTCCCAGGTACGACTGAACACGGCGCCGGGCATTCGCTTCAATGCCGGGCGCGGCGTCGGCACCGTCACCCGGCCGGGGTTGGTGCTGGGCGTCGGCGAACCCGCGATCAACCCGGTACCACGCAAGATGATCACCGATCACTTGACCCTGCTGGCCGAGGAACTCGATTACCGCGGCGGTTTCGAGGTCACGGTGAACGTCGAGGGCGGTGAAGCGCTGGCCTTGAAAACCATGAACCCGCGCCTGGGGATTCTCGGCGGTTTGTCGATTCTCGGCACCAGCGGCATAGTCCGGCCGTTTTCCTGCGCGGCGTACATTGCCTCGATTCATCAAGGCATCGACGTCGCAAAGACCAACGGCTATCTGCACATCGCCGCATGCACAGGAAACGCCAGTGAAGACACCATGCGCCGCGTCTACGACCTGCCGGAAATCGCCCTGATCGAAATGGGCGACTTCGTCGGCGCAGTGCTCAAACATCTGCGCAAAGTGCCTGTGGATAAACTCAGCCTCTGCGGCGGCTTCGGCAAGATCAGTAAACTGGCGGCCGGGCACATGGATTTGCACAGCCGACATTCGAGCATCGACCTGCCGCAACTGGCCGAGTGGGCGGCGGCGATTGGCGCCGATGAGGCGTTGCAGCAAGGGATTCGCGAGGCCAACACCAGCCAGCAAGCCTTGGCGATGGCCAGCGCTGCAGGTATCGCGCTCGGAGATGCGGTGTGTCAGCACGCGTTGGACTTTGCTCGCAGCGTGGTGCCGGCGCAGGTTCAGGTTGAAGTATTTGCCATCGATCGCCAGGGCGGGATTGTGGGCCATGCGGGAGCTTTTCAATGAAGCGCGTGTTGTTGCTGGGTGGCGTGACGGAAGCCTTGGCCATCGCCCGGACCCTCGGGCCAGAACACATCTATAGCCTGGCCGGCGTCGGGCGTGTGCCGACGGATCTGACCTGCCAGGTTCGCGTTGGCGGTTACGGCGGCGCCGAAGGGCTTGCGAAGTTCATTCGGGATGAAGGGATCGACCTGCTCCTGGACGCAACCCACCCCTACGCCGCACAAATCAGCCAAAACGCCGCCACCGCTGCACGGTTGAGCGGCATTGCATGCTGGGCGTTAAGGCGTCCAGCCTGGCAACCACAGGCCGGGGATGACTGGCGAGATGTCAGCGACTGGGCCGAGTTGATCGAAGCGCTGAAACCGTTCCGGCGACCACTGTTCACCCTCGGCCGCGAACCGTTGCAGCACCTGCACGAAATCCCGCCAGAGCAATTCTGGACCTTGCGTGCACTGGACGTTTACCCCGGTAACGAACGCTGCGAAGTGATTGGCGCGCGTGGGCCGTTTCTGATTGAAGATGAACGTGAGCTGTTTGAACGTCGGCAGATTGATGTGCTGATCAGCAAGAACAGCGGCAGCACGGCGACCGAACCGAAACTGGAAGTGGCACGGGAGCGTGGGGTGCCGGTGATTGTTTTGCAGCGCCCAGTGTTGCCGGGGGTTGATCGGGAGTTTGGGGCGGTGACAGACGTATTGGCAGCCCTGATAACAGAAACCACCACATAACCTGTAGCAGCTGGCGAAGCCTGCGTTCGGCTGCGAAGCAGTCGTAAATCCTGCATCCACGATTAACCTGAAAGACCGAGGCGTTTGATTTTACGACTGCTGCGCAGCCGAACGCAGCCTTCGGCAGCTGCTACAAAATTGTGTGAAGGCTGATCTGCACGGTACTGGCAATCCGTAATTCGCGACTATCATGCAGGCTATGGAGCTTGGCGCTGCGACACCACACCGCACGCCGCTTTTTTACTTATCGGCCCTGATCAGGCTAAATAGCCGCGCCTGATCGCCCACCCAACCGGATTTTTCCCATGTCCCGACAACGGCTCGCATTTGCCTGGATCGCCTGCTTCGCAGTGCTGTTCAACATGCTCGCCATACCGATGTCCGGAGCGATGGCACAGACGGCGAAATCACCCGCCGAGCAGTTGTTGTGGGGCAGTTTCTGTTCGTCCAGCGGCACCAGGATGGTGGCGATTTCCCTGGGCGATATCGAACAGAAAGCCCCGCAGAACGACGATCACTCCAACATGCAACATTGCTGGTGCTGTTCAGGTTCCGCGCCACTGGTGGCGCTGCCCGGGCACACGCCGCAACTGTATTTCGCGCGTTTCGAGGC from Pseudomonas sp. ACM7 includes:
- a CDS encoding cobalt-precorrin-5B (C(1))-methyltransferase, with the translated sequence MRDETAEQPAPLRSGLTTGSCATATSLAAARLLLEGTHSDAVDIVLPKGKQVQMRLEFCRLIDNGAEAGTIKDAGDDPDVTHGALLYSQVRLNTAPGIRFNAGRGVGTVTRPGLVLGVGEPAINPVPRKMITDHLTLLAEELDYRGGFEVTVNVEGGEALALKTMNPRLGILGGLSILGTSGIVRPFSCAAYIASIHQGIDVAKTNGYLHIAACTGNASEDTMRRVYDLPEIALIEMGDFVGAVLKHLRKVPVDKLSLCGGFGKISKLAAGHMDLHSRHSSIDLPQLAEWAAAIGADEALQQGIREANTSQQALAMASAAGIALGDAVCQHALDFARSVVPAQVQVEVFAIDRQGGIVGHAGAFQ
- a CDS encoding cobalt-precorrin-6A reductase, which produces MKRVLLLGGVTEALAIARTLGPEHIYSLAGVGRVPTDLTCQVRVGGYGGAEGLAKFIRDEGIDLLLDATHPYAAQISQNAATAARLSGIACWALRRPAWQPQAGDDWRDVSDWAELIEALKPFRRPLFTLGREPLQHLHEIPPEQFWTLRALDVYPGNERCEVIGARGPFLIEDERELFERRQIDVLISKNSGSTATEPKLEVARERGVPVIVLQRPVLPGVDREFGAVTDVLAALITETTT
- a CDS encoding DUF2946 domain-containing protein codes for the protein MSRQRLAFAWIACFAVLFNMLAIPMSGAMAQTAKSPAEQLLWGSFCSSSGTRMVAISLGDIEQKAPQNDDHSNMQHCWCCSGSAPLVALPGHTPQLYFARFEANRSLPHASLDTPTPRQQWPSLNPRASPLV